Proteins from a genomic interval of Pseudoalteromonas sp. MEBiC 03607:
- a CDS encoding acyl-CoA dehydrogenase family protein translates to MDFNLTEDQQAFAETARQFAESELAPNAAKWDQEHIFPKDTIKAAGELGFCGLYTPEEAGGLGLSRLDSSIIFEQLAMGCTATTAMLTIHNMATWMIASFGTEDVKAQYCEQLVMGELLASYCLTEPGSGSDAASLKTKAVKEGDEYVISGSKMFISGAGETDLLVVMARTGGEGAAGISAFVVPADAAGIEYGKAEEKMGWNAQPTRLISFEGVRIPAANLLGQEGEGFKFAMQGLDGGRINIATCSLGTAQAALNTAREYLKEREQFGKPLAAFQALQFKIADMNTELVAARQMVRLAAFKLDTGDSEKTTYCAMAKRFATDVGFKVCDDALQIHGGYGYIKEYPLERHFRDVRVHQILEGTNEIMRVIIARRILAESAGDIL, encoded by the coding sequence ATGGACTTTAATTTAACCGAAGATCAGCAAGCGTTTGCTGAAACAGCCCGTCAGTTTGCAGAGTCTGAACTTGCGCCTAATGCAGCTAAGTGGGACCAAGAACACATTTTCCCTAAAGACACCATTAAAGCAGCCGGTGAGCTTGGCTTTTGTGGTTTATATACCCCAGAAGAAGCGGGTGGCTTAGGTTTATCTCGCCTAGATTCAAGCATTATTTTCGAACAGCTTGCTATGGGTTGTACAGCAACGACCGCTATGTTGACCATTCATAATATGGCAACCTGGATGATTGCAAGCTTTGGTACTGAGGACGTTAAAGCTCAGTACTGTGAGCAATTAGTAATGGGTGAGTTACTTGCTTCTTACTGTTTAACAGAGCCAGGTTCTGGCTCTGATGCCGCATCGCTAAAAACCAAAGCGGTTAAAGAGGGCGATGAGTATGTGATCTCAGGCTCTAAAATGTTTATTTCGGGTGCTGGTGAAACTGACTTACTTGTGGTTATGGCGCGCACTGGTGGTGAAGGCGCAGCCGGTATTTCGGCATTTGTTGTGCCAGCTGATGCAGCAGGTATTGAATACGGTAAAGCTGAAGAAAAAATGGGCTGGAATGCACAGCCAACACGTTTAATTAGCTTTGAAGGTGTCAGAATTCCTGCGGCTAACTTACTAGGTCAAGAAGGCGAAGGCTTTAAGTTTGCAATGCAAGGCCTAGATGGTGGCCGAATTAATATTGCTACCTGTTCATTAGGTACAGCACAAGCTGCTCTTAATACTGCGCGCGAATACTTAAAAGAACGTGAGCAATTTGGTAAGCCATTAGCTGCATTCCAAGCACTGCAATTTAAAATTGCCGACATGAACACTGAGCTTGTTGCCGCTCGTCAAATGGTGCGCTTAGCCGCATTTAAACTAGATACAGGTGACAGCGAAAAAACCACTTACTGCGCGATGGCAAAACGTTTTGCCACAGATGTTGGTTTTAAAGTATGTGACGACGCACTACAAATTCACGGCGGTTACGGTTACATCAAAGAATATCCATTAGAGCGTCATTTTAGAGACGTACGTGTGCATCAAATTCTTGAAGGCACAAACGAAATCATGCGTGTGATTATCGCACGTCGTATCTTAGCTGAGTCAGCTGGCGACATTCTATAA
- a CDS encoding CoA-acylating methylmalonate-semialdehyde dehydrogenase — translation MHQVPLFINGEFTQSSSTQLIDVINPANQEVLAQVPCATDAEMDAAIASAKETFKTWKEVPISERARIMMKYAALLKENHDELATIICHELGKTFEDAKGDVWRGIEVVEQAANAPSLMMGETMENVARKIDTYSYMQPLGVCAGITPFNFPAMIPLWMFPLAIVCGNTFILKPSEQDPLTPMRLAELFVEAGAPKGVLQVVHGTKPQVDRLLEDPAVRAISFVGSCGVGEYIYSKGTANLKRVQACVGAKNHMVIMPDASKSHVVNNLVGASVGAAGQRCMGISVAVFVGQAKDWVDEIKAGFENVRPGVWDDANAAYGPQTSKAAKDRILSLIASGKEQGATCLIDGSDFTVEGYEQGNWVGPTLFTDVTTEMDLYKEEIFGPVLACMFVDTLDEAIELINNSPYGNGTSLFTSSGAAARKFQHEIEVGQVGINVPIPVPLPFFSFTGWKGSFYGDQHTYGKQGIRFYTETKTITSRWFEDDIASGPNMSINLK, via the coding sequence ATGCACCAAGTACCTTTATTTATCAACGGCGAATTTACCCAATCAAGTTCAACGCAGTTGATTGATGTTATCAATCCTGCAAACCAAGAAGTGTTAGCGCAAGTTCCGTGTGCAACGGATGCTGAAATGGATGCAGCCATTGCCTCTGCAAAAGAAACGTTTAAAACATGGAAAGAAGTGCCAATTTCTGAGCGTGCGCGCATTATGATGAAATACGCCGCACTACTAAAAGAAAACCATGATGAGCTTGCGACGATTATTTGTCATGAGCTGGGTAAAACATTTGAAGATGCCAAAGGCGATGTTTGGCGTGGTATTGAAGTTGTTGAGCAAGCAGCCAATGCACCATCACTCATGATGGGCGAAACAATGGAAAACGTAGCGCGTAAAATCGATACCTATTCTTACATGCAACCGCTGGGTGTCTGTGCAGGTATTACGCCATTTAACTTTCCTGCGATGATCCCATTATGGATGTTCCCACTGGCTATTGTGTGTGGTAACACCTTTATTCTTAAACCATCAGAACAAGATCCATTAACACCAATGCGTTTAGCTGAACTATTTGTTGAAGCGGGTGCGCCAAAAGGGGTGTTACAAGTTGTTCATGGTACAAAACCACAAGTTGACCGTTTATTAGAAGACCCAGCAGTACGCGCTATTTCATTTGTTGGTTCGTGTGGTGTAGGTGAATACATCTATTCAAAAGGCACAGCAAACCTTAAACGCGTGCAAGCTTGTGTAGGTGCAAAAAACCACATGGTTATTATGCCTGATGCAAGTAAATCGCATGTTGTAAACAACCTAGTAGGTGCGTCTGTAGGTGCTGCGGGTCAGCGCTGTATGGGTATTTCGGTTGCTGTGTTTGTTGGTCAAGCAAAAGACTGGGTTGATGAAATTAAAGCAGGCTTTGAAAACGTACGCCCTGGTGTATGGGATGATGCAAACGCGGCCTACGGCCCACAAACATCAAAAGCGGCAAAAGATCGAATCTTATCACTTATCGCAAGTGGTAAAGAACAAGGTGCAACGTGCTTAATTGATGGCTCTGACTTTACTGTTGAAGGCTACGAGCAAGGCAACTGGGTTGGCCCAACATTATTTACTGATGTAACAACAGAAATGGATTTATACAAAGAAGAGATCTTTGGTCCAGTACTGGCTTGTATGTTTGTAGATACACTCGATGAGGCGATTGAGCTTATCAATAACTCGCCTTACGGTAACGGTACTTCGTTATTCACATCAAGCGGCGCTGCTGCACGTAAATTCCAACATGAAATCGAAGTAGGTCAAGTTGGTATTAACGTGCCAATTCCTGTGCCACTACCGTTTTTCTCTTTCACAGGTTGGAAAGGTTCTTTCTACGGCGATCAACACACCTATGGTAAGCAAGGTATTCGTTTTTACACAGAAACGAAAACAATTACTTCACGTTGGTTTGAAGATGATATCGCTTCAGGTCCGAACATGAGTATCAACCTTAAATAA
- a CDS encoding acetyl-CoA C-acyltransferase, with product MTTEAVVIVAAKRTPMGGFMGALSGAHATDLGATAIKSSLEQAGLSADKIDEVIMGCVLPAGLGQAPARQAMLKAGLNQGTGATTINKVCGSGLKAAMFAHDLIKSGSINTAVAGGMESMSNAPYMLPNARSGMRMGHGEVKDHMMCDGLEDAYDNKAMGCFAQDTADQYSIGREQMDNFALSSLTKANSAIETGAFDNEIAAHTISTRKGDVTVAIDEQPGNARPDKIPGLRPAFKKDGTITAANSSSISDGAAALVLMRESDAKAQGLTPLCRIVAHSTHSQAPSEFTLAPVGAMQSLLEKAGWSVNDVDLWEINEAFAMVTMLAINELKLDESKVNVNGGACALGHPIGASGARILVTLIHALKNRGLSKGVASLCIGGGEAVAMAVEAI from the coding sequence ATGACTACTGAAGCCGTTGTTATTGTTGCCGCAAAACGTACCCCTATGGGTGGTTTTATGGGCGCACTTAGTGGTGCTCACGCAACTGATTTAGGTGCTACAGCTATTAAAAGTAGCTTAGAGCAAGCTGGTTTATCTGCCGATAAGATTGACGAAGTGATCATGGGCTGTGTATTACCAGCTGGTCTTGGTCAAGCACCGGCACGCCAAGCAATGTTAAAAGCAGGCCTTAACCAAGGTACTGGCGCAACAACAATCAACAAAGTATGTGGCTCTGGCTTAAAGGCTGCAATGTTTGCTCATGACTTAATTAAATCAGGCTCTATAAACACCGCTGTTGCAGGTGGTATGGAAAGCATGAGTAACGCGCCTTATATGTTACCGAATGCACGTTCAGGTATGCGTATGGGTCATGGCGAAGTAAAAGATCACATGATGTGTGACGGCCTTGAAGATGCTTACGACAACAAAGCAATGGGTTGTTTTGCACAAGATACTGCCGATCAATATTCAATTGGTCGTGAACAAATGGACAACTTTGCACTTAGCTCACTGACTAAAGCAAATAGCGCAATTGAAACAGGCGCATTTGATAATGAAATTGCAGCGCACACTATCTCAACACGCAAAGGTGATGTGACTGTTGCGATTGATGAGCAACCAGGCAATGCGCGTCCTGATAAAATTCCAGGTTTACGTCCTGCATTTAAAAAAGACGGCACGATTACAGCTGCAAATTCGTCATCAATTTCTGATGGTGCAGCTGCGCTTGTGTTAATGCGTGAATCAGATGCTAAAGCACAAGGTTTAACACCACTTTGCCGTATCGTTGCTCACAGTACACATTCTCAAGCTCCAAGCGAATTTACTTTAGCACCAGTTGGCGCGATGCAATCGCTTTTAGAAAAAGCCGGTTGGTCTGTGAATGATGTTGATTTATGGGAAATCAACGAAGCGTTTGCCATGGTGACTATGCTTGCAATTAACGAGTTAAAACTTGATGAAAGCAAAGTGAATGTTAACGGCGGTGCCTGTGCACTTGGTCACCCAATTGGTGCAAGCGGTGCGCGTATCTTAGTTACCTTAATTCATGCATTAAAGAATCGTGGTCTTAGCAAAGGTGTTGCCTCACTGTGTATCGGTGGTGGTGAAGCTGTTGCTATGGCAGTTGAAGCTATTTAA
- a CDS encoding MerR family DNA-binding transcriptional regulator: MKQDNQTNFESAAVEPASNEQTFSISELAKEFDITTRSIRFYEDQGLISPERNGQTRIYSKRDKVRLKLILRGKRLGFTLAETGRLFELYDADKSSAKQLVTMLDLIAEKKADLSQQMDDIKVVLMELVTAERRCRETLNNLDE, from the coding sequence ATGAAACAAGACAATCAAACAAACTTTGAAAGCGCAGCAGTTGAACCTGCTAGCAATGAGCAAACGTTTAGTATCAGCGAACTAGCAAAAGAATTTGATATTACCACCCGCTCTATCCGCTTTTACGAAGACCAAGGCCTGATATCACCTGAGCGCAATGGTCAAACCCGTATTTATTCAAAACGCGACAAAGTAAGACTAAAACTTATTCTACGCGGTAAACGCTTAGGTTTTACCTTAGCTGAAACGGGTCGTTTGTTTGAACTTTACGATGCTGATAAATCAAGCGCTAAACAGCTAGTGACTATGCTTGACCTTATCGCAGAGAAAAAAGCGGACCTAAGCCAACAAATGGACGACATTAAAGTTGTACTGATGGAATTGGTTACAGCAGAACGCCGCTGTCGTGAAACCCTTAATAATTTAGACGAATAA